Proteins from one Podospora pseudoanserina strain CBS 124.78 chromosome 1, whole genome shotgun sequence genomic window:
- a CDS encoding hypothetical protein (EggNog:ENOG503NYDX; COG:E): MAKAKQPKKQTPSSSPAAATTTTTKQTPPDWPVFRPPLPVVSLDFDSPIQDKVVVLRSFFPKNLCRDYVSFLRTLPLTTTPGKPKRGMAVRVNDRFQVQDPLFAERLWSETGLKEAVLDNPDLAHLWGGEVVGLNPNIRVYRYTPGQFFDAHYDDSNNLTLSTPENPSLPVKTTWTLLLYLTSSTDGCVGGETVFYPNDRQTKKEAIPINPETGMLLLHKHGDDCMLHEGKEVTAGEKWILRSDLCVRR; this comes from the exons ATGGCAAAAGCCAAGCAGCCCAAGAAgcaaaccccctcttcctcccccgccgccgccaccaccaccaccaccaaacagaCGCCCCCTGACTGGCCGGTGTTTAGACCGCCTCTACCGGTAGTCAGCCTCGACTTTGATTCCCCGATCCAGGACAAAGTCGTCGTCCTCCGGTCATTCTTCCCCAAGAACCTGTGCCGTGACTATGTCTCGTTCCTGCGGACCCTTCCCCTGACTACAACCCCAGGCAAACCCAAGCGGGGGATGGCCGTCAGGGTAAATGACAGGTTCCAGGTCCAGGACCCACTCTTTGCAGAAAGATTATGGAGCGAAACCGGGCTGAAGGAGGCCGTTCTGGACAATCCGGATCTGGCTCATTTATG gggaggggaagtCGTAGGGTTGAATCCGAATATCAGAGTGTACCGGTACACGCCTGGACAGTTTTTTGATGCGCATT ATGACGACTCAAACAACCTAACCCTTTCTACCCCTGAGAACCCCTCTCTACCAGTCAAAACCACCTGGACCCTTCTCCtctacctcacctcctccaccgacGGTTGCGTAGGAGGCGAAACAGTGTTCTACCCAAACGATCGACAAACCAAGAAAGaagccatccccatcaaccctgAGACGGGCATGTTGCTGTTACATAAACACGGCGACGATTGCATGCTCCACgaaggaaaagaagtcaCGGCAGGGGAAAAGTGGATTCTAAGGAGTGATTTGTGTGTGAGGCGATAG
- a CDS encoding hypothetical protein (EggNog:ENOG503P5BX): MPLLSFLASKLLGVEPASEQAKKQQNLNVSTTTTTTTTTTTPTAVPSTASPTGPQPVPTSAPTPPSDKATAPATSPRLSQPYERPPYPPVFSERSLRQMGLMAAGGGFLALSILVTRRAIARQMIMSRLKYYSSNPIALPSQPLKKDPLIAFTALNYATLNTMAFGIMFVGGLSWAFNISTLEELRQASQYSMARSLSSAMGGEEDKEAEKELVEWMAKQLNMDLPKKPEDGSPAPAPADDKPTKTP, translated from the coding sequence ATGCCGCTCCTCAGTTTCCTCGCCAGTAAGCTGCTCGGCGTCGAGCCAGCCTCGGAACAGGCAAAGAAACAACAGAATCTCAATgtatcaacaacaacaacaacaacaacaacaacaacaacaccaacagcggTGCCTTCAACGGCAAGCCCCACTGGCCCACAACCGGTGCCCACATCCGCAccgacaccaccatcagacAAAGCTACGGCGCCAGCTACATCACCGAGACTAAGCCAGCCCTATGAGCGACCGCCTTACCCCCCTGTCTTTTCGGAACGCTCGCTCCGGCAAATGGGCTTGATGGCCGCCGGCGGTGGCTTTCTggccctctccatcctcgtcacAAGACGGGCCATTGCCAGGCAGATGATCATGTCCCGGCTCAAGTACTACTCATCCAACCCAATAGCGCTGCCGTCGCAGCCGTTGAAGAAGGATCCCTTGATTGCCTTCACCGCCCTGAACTATGCAACTCTGAATACCATGGCCTTTGGCATCATGTTTGTGGGAGGGTTGTCGTGGGCATTCAACATCTCGACTCTGGAAGAGCTGAGACAAGCCTCGCAGTACTCCATGGCCCGGTCCCTCAGCTCGGCCatgggaggtgaggaggacaaggaagCCGAAAAGGAGCTCGTTGAGTGGATGGCAAAGCAGCTCAACATGGATCTGCCCAAGAAACCAGAAGATGGATCGCCGGCACCAGCTCCGGCGGATGATAAGCCAACCAAGACACCCTGA
- a CDS encoding hypothetical protein (EggNog:ENOG503PWBC) yields the protein MPHHGHAVCQLPFCLDHPASLVHISFLGGILLLYSGDILLLDPCLILKHILAMSPFEIRVHCYTLESPSNEHHHLESPINILSSLTADPPPSHIITRARGGTRDNHVAYISISSLIVTQPFERRSYCHGIVESDSPWPSEKGDKVWLRSDVPLLVGHKGVPVYNITKGLCCEVWIDCVGWRWDKQSISSAPQARRPDPRRLILAGPARNGGVGTGIMSRDDDSAAKMQMVIISAGEGSPTRDEGKIQGGQVLRGGYRHHHQQQQTQNQIRCLTVRELEEGWEDVIGKRGTLLGSGSNNGGENVKVKRRAVVKKMLM from the exons ATGCCCCATCATGGCCATGCTGTCTGTCAGCTCCCGTTTTGTCTGGACCATCCAGCCTCTCTGGTACACATATCCTTTCTGGGTGGGATCTTGCTTTTGTATTCTGGTGACATCCTGCTATTGGATCCTTGTTTGATTTTGAAACACATTCTCGCCATGTCACCCTTTGAAATTCGAGTCCATTGCTACACCCTCGAAAGCCCCAGCAatgagcaccaccacctcgaaTCCCCGATCAACATTCTCTCTTCGTTGACTGCCGATCCCCCACCCAGCCATATCATCACTcgagcaagaggaggaactCGCGACAACCACGTCGCCTacatctccatctcttcGCTCATCGTGACCCAGCCGTTCGAGCGTCGGTCATACTGCCATGGAATTGTGGAGTCTGACAGCCCTTGGCCGAGTGAAAAGGGGGACAAGGTCTGGCTGAGAAGCGATGTACCGTTGCTGGTGGGACATAAAGGGGTACCGGTGTATAACATCACCAAGGGCCTGTGTTGCGAGGTTTG GATCGACTGCGTCGGCTGGCGCTGGGACAAACAGTCCATCTCATCCGCACCACAAGCCAGACGCCCCGACCCAAGGAGGCTGATCCTAGCAGGACCGGCAAGGAACGGGGGTGTAGGAACCGGTATCATGAGCAGGGATGACGACAGCGCGGCAAAGATGCAGATGGTGATTATCTCTGCCGGGGAAGGGTCTCCAACGCGAGATGAGGGAAAGATTCAAGGCGGTCAGGTGTTGCGGGGTGGGtatcgccaccaccaccagcagcaacaaactCAAAACCAGATTCGGTGTTTAACCGTcagggagctggaggaggggtgggaggatgtCATTGGGAAGAGG GGCACCCTTCTGGGCTCGGGGTCGAATAATGGGGGTGAGAATGTCAAGGTCAAaaggagggcggtggtgaagaagatgctAATGTAA
- a CDS encoding hypothetical protein (EggNog:ENOG503Q4UE; COG:U): protein MKLLAFALANVTPCLFSRYELFGYQPPAYSTRLQPAKSSATMSGDHHDSEALEARASPEMGTMSTPPRRPARPRRPNARESESIYKIRYSYDPWNLSSWSKAGESRLSELLATATDPPIEGFWKSIKASKVVGKWFDYNDNEPIVTCFRFLELDYDRAMKGWMNTLRSGSVMCKKLTDMRVERDVLREQNSVLTNENYHLKNQNKEAEDLIGNLEDMNHDLEDQVKDLTQQLRVKQVENRRLKQTLSSRKSLQTTPGGTVIEDGRVVHTMSDDIARKERDDYLANITRAEDKAEAAQARVGELEDKIARLRAALEAINPAAELTSTGAIESATVTAAGLQAQKAQYEEWMKELKDENAVLKAENEDVKAASNHLETAMQVLREGNEETLKKEKEKVQAEIRHLRDMLSEQRSEMSGKLQKKEQELKGLWEQYDRVKRRAEELEKKVRWLEVDSDNQINQIRQQVENFGRASRAYIPQLNRLDQLINQTEANLDQHRESAEKAKPILEQAGKLKKNQSPSPETVSGLADLVNSMYDVFNSPAKDKEEQEPGLKEVKETRDAARNMIKELEGLNEMLLGWRSRVRSGLGSPTALRHEGDMIASSIERLQHQYRRKDTAEKVSRRKPKPVTPSKKPREERSPLITGRRVTQRKVPPNLVFVDEPEKNAPETPPSSYPFEHEISSVHAANLAKLEAVIHASEEGNSPSLKGALSSPPGEPQSPGDAKKSPEAPKPSVPKESHAKSPSIASGGSSPSTPRGPEEDFSFDDRFNPDLYKVLEGFITILGHVTMVTDEDNRKPDNSFLKPLLQRYEPEMKTALKKVFEVTGQPPYTLLAPTSQKEHELFYVCRAYKEFQLCVNPGWDAALCLNWLQECKQGIASQIEARKGTIEYERYLTSEFADALEVVIKRHEEGDELRTRYNELETELLGTKLSTEEEFYVDGCVKRHLDSGRSADYFEDLVWEVAPVIKREVKLSGITNELEKWVNDYSEWVDDVFKPDYIEPLKQLIKTLKKKIADRNDMDDKILLEARVRRLKKILRHDPVEDLSLKDTLKSPLEVVTTNILVNQDAVEDQYATRRRRIESLIREKVMHLYSTKTHSKHAEAACFCSLLKYFAPKLYYNALSDGCCGHGQMVTVIEEGTNAETQPVKPDDPSLASNRTSTRRSRRTCQGHHGHGVFSASTTVPTVICHILTSFLWVILFALSAPAEFYSTILLILTTPFDMVGYAFAWVKYLFRYIHWRFFPKNYAENYHPPTFTPPTFNIPFPPTSSTRVPPSRPRTPTSVPSPRSERSSPPRRLSTASYIPSLDSFSNPFRRASASDVDERSESTEFPMCRDGGPPPKPEPQAKTEETPPVDPFAFRKTPAPAPSVADDASFPPPPPRPAPFKLSTHTASPASLIICLSILTTVFSSVLYLALDQERRIWLSNNNWRRAFVNDMLEPFASKNTRAAAWANWGVLAFPVSALARAVNRVFVRWWPRWASVVPWDTERAVVDITWADRTGVSGASEQSPGFLRA from the exons ATGAAGCTCCTGGCCTTCGCTCTCGCAAATGTCACACCGTGTTTGTTTTCTCGGTACGAGTTATTTGGTTACCAGCCGCCTGCTTATTCTACACGTCTACAACCAGCAAAAAGCTCTGCGACAATGTCTGGAGACCACCATGACTCGGAAGCCCTGGAAGCGCGCGCTTCACCAGAGATGGGAACCATGAGCACCCCCCCACGCCGGCCAGCTCGACCTAGGCGTCCAAATGCCAGAGAATCCGAGAGCATATATAAAATTAGGTATTCCTATGATCCTTGGAACCTCAGCTCGTGGAGCAAAGCCGGGGAGTCAAGGCTCAGCGAGCTGCTGGCCACTGCCACGGATCCTCCTATCGAGGGCTTCTGGAAAAGTATAAAAGCAAGCAAGGTGGTTGGCAAATGGTTTGACTACAACGATAATGAGCCTATTGTTACGTGCTTTAGATTTCTCGAACTAGACTACGACCGTGCGATGAAAGGCTGGATGAACACTCTGCGAAGCGGGAGCGTTATGTGTAAAAAGCTGACGGATATGCGGGTGGAACGGGACGTGTTGAGGGAACAGAATTCAGTGTTGACCAACGAAAACTACCACCTGAAGAACCAAAACAAAGAGGCCGAGGATCTCATCGGAAATTTGGAGGACATGAACCATGACTTGGAGGACCAGGTCAAGGACCTGACCCAACAACTGAGAGTCAAACAGGTCGAGAATCGGAGGTTGAAACAGACTCTAAGCAGTAGGAAGAGTCTGCAGACAACTCCTGGCGGCACCGTGATCGAAGACGGCCGGGTTGTCCACACTATGAGCGACGATATTGCGAGAAAAGAACGGGACGATTACTTGGCAAATATCACCCGTGCCGAAGACAAAGCAGAAGCGGCGCAAGCCAGGGTCGGGGAACTGGAAGACAAGATTGCGCGACTCAGGGCTGCTCTCGAGGCTATCAACCCAGCGGCCGAGCTCACTTCAACGGGTGCCATCGAATCTGCCACAGTGACTGCCGCTGGTCTCCAAGCGCAAAAGGCGCAATATGAAGAGTGGATGAAGGAGCTGAAGGATGAGAACGCCGTGTTGAAAGCCGAAAATGAAGATGTCAAGGCCGCCAGTAACCACCTGGAAACTGCCATGCAGGTCTTGAGAGAAGGGAATGAAGAAAccctcaagaaggagaaggagaaggtgcAAGCCGAAATTCGGCACTTGCGGGATATGCTGTCAGAGCAGCGGTCAGAGATGTCTGGGAAGCTTCAAAAGAAGGAACAAGAATTGAAGGGCCTTTGGGAACAGTACGACAGAGTCAAGCGGCGAGCCGAGGAGTTGGAAAAGAAGGTCAGGTGGCTCGAGGTTGACAGCGACAACCAGATCAATCAAATTCGCCAGCAAGTGGAGAACTTCGGCAGGGCGAGCAGAGCATACATTCCCCAGCTCAACAGGCTTGACCAGTTGATCAACCAGACCGAAGCGAACCTAGATCAGCATCGTGAGAGTGCGGAAAAGGCCAAACCGATCCTGGAACAGGCCGGCAAACTCAAGAAGAACCAGAGTCCGTCTCCCGAGACTGTGAGCGGGCTGGCCGATCTGGTCAACTCGATGTACGATGTGTTCAACAGCCCGGCGAAAGACAaagaggagcaggagccggGCCTAAAGGAGGTAAAAGAAACTCGTGATGCGGCTCGGAACATGATCAAAGAGCTGGAAGGGCTCAACGAGATGCTTCTTGGGTGGCGGTCCCGCGTGCGGTCCGGGCTTGGGTCGCCTACTGCTCTGAGGCACGAGGGAGATATGATTGCATCCAGCATTGAACGGCTACAGCATCAGTACCGACGGAAAGACACTGCGGAGAAGGTTTCCAGGCGCAAGCCCAAGCCCGTTACTCCTTCAAAGAAGCCAAGGGAAGAACGGTCGCCGCTGATAACGGGCAGACGTGTGACGCAGAGGAAGGTACCGCCTAACCTGGTTTTCGTGGACGAGCCTGAAAAGAATGCACCGG AGACACCTCCTAGCTCTTATCCATTCGAGCATGAGATAAGCAGCGTTCATGCTGCGAATCTTGCAAAGCTCGAAGCGGTCATACACGCGTCTGAGGAGGGGAATTCTCCATCGCTGAAGGGTGCTCTTTCATCCCCACCCGGGGAGCCGCAGTCACCCGGCGATGCTAAGAAGTCTCCAGAGGCTCCAAAGCCCTCAGTGCCCAAGGAATCCCACGCCAAATCACCTTCCATAGCTTCCGgcggctcctccccctcaactccccgTGGCCCTGAAGAGGATTTCTCGTTCGACGATCGTTTCAACCCTGATCTATACAAGGTGCTTGAAGGGTTCATCACAATCTTGGGACACGTCACTATGGTTACCGATGAAGACAATCGAAAGCCAGACAACTCATTCCTGAAACCCTTGCTCCAACGATACGAGCCAGAGATGAAGACGGCTTTAAAGAAAGTTTTCGAGGTCACCGGGCAGCCCCCTTATACTCTTCTCGCCCCCACTAGCCAGAAGGAGCACGAGCTTTTCTACGTTTGTAGAGCGTACAAGGAATTTCAGTTATGCGTCAACCCGGGCTGGGACGCGGCCCTGTGCTTGAACTGGTTGCAAGAATGCAAACAGGGTATCGCCTCGCAAATCGAGGCCCGGAAGGGCACGATAGAATATGAGCGCTATCTTACGTCCGAGTTCGCGGATGctctggaggtggtgatcaAGAGACACGAAGAAGGAGACGAGCTGAGAACCAGGTATAATGAGCTTGAGACGGAACTGCTGGGAACGAAACTTTCgacagaggaggagttcTACGTCGACGGCTGCGTAAAGCGACATCTGGACAGCGGCAGAAGCGCAGACTATTTCGAGGATCTGGTATGGGAGGTTGCCCCAGTCATCAAGCGCGAGGTCAAGTTGAGTGGGATCACCAACGAGCTCGAGAAATGGGTCAATGACTACAGCGAATGGGTGGACGATGTGTTCAAACCTGATTATATTGAACCGCTCAAGCAGCTGATCAAGaccctcaagaagaagatcgcCGACAGGAATGACATGGACGATAAGATTCTACTTGAGGCCCGTGTGAGACGACTCAAGAAAATTCTCCGTCACGACCCTGTCGAGGACCTGTCTCTCAAAGACACGCTCAAGTCGCCGCTCGAAGTCGTCACTACCAACATCCTCGTCAACCAGGATGCTGTTGAAGATCAATACGCCACCCGCCGCCGGCGTATTGAATCTCTGATTCGGGAAAAGGTGATGCATCTCTACTCTACCAAAACCCACAGCAAACACGCCGAGGCGGCTTGTTTCTGCTCCCTGCTCAAATACTTCGCGCCAAAGCTGTATTACAATGCCCTCAGTGACGGCTGTTGCGGGCATGGTCAGATGGTGACCGTCATTGAAGAGGGCACCAACGCGGAAACGCAACCAGTGAAGCCCGACGACCCTTCACTGGCGAGCAACCGCACGTCAACCCGACGAAGCCGCCGCACTTGTCAAggccaccacggccatgGCGTCTTTtctgcctccaccaccgtccccacAGTCATCTGCCATatcttgacctccttcctctggGTCATCCTCTTTGCCCTCTCCGCCCCAGCAGAGTTCtactccaccatcctcctcatcctcaccacccccttcgaCATGGTCGGCTACGCCTTCGCCTGGGTGAAATACTTGTTCAGGTACATCCACTGGCGCTTCTTCCCGAAAAATTACGCCGAAAACTACCACCCCCCTACCTTCACCCCTCCTACCTTCAACATCCCTTTCCCCCCAACCAGCTCGACCAGAgtccccccctcccgtcccagAACCCCCACCAGCGTCCCGAGTCCGAGGAGTGAACGCTCATCCCCACCGCGCCGCCTCTCCACAGCATCGTACATCCCCTCCCTGgactccttctccaaccccttcagaAGAGCCTCCGCTTCCGACGTGGACGAGAGGTCAGAAAGTACCGAATTCCCCATGTGCCGCGATGGCGgtcctccccccaagccagAGCCACAAGCGAAGACGGAAGAAACCCCCCCAGTCGACCCCTTTGCCTTCCGGaaaacccccgcccccgccccctctgTTGCTGACGATGcatcctttcctcccccccctcccagaccGGCACCCTTCAAGTTATCTACCCATACTGCTTCCCCCGCCTCGCTTATCATTTGCCTGTCTATCCTCACGACTGTTTTCTCCTCGGTGCTGTATCTAGCGCTGGACCAAGAACGGCGGATCTGGCTGTCAAATAACAACTGGAGGAGGGCATTCGTCAATGATATGCTCGAGCCGTTTGCTAGCAAAAATacgagggcggcggcgtgGGCAAACTGGGGGGTGCTCGCGTTTCCGGTCAGTGCCCTGGCCAGGGCGGTGAACAGAGTTTTTGTGAGGtggtggccgaggtgggCGAGCGTTGTGCCGTGGGATacggagagggcggtggtggatatcACCTGGGCTGACAGGACGGGGGTGAGCGGGGCGAGTGAGCAGAGTCCTGGGTTTCTAAGAGCCTGA
- a CDS encoding hypothetical protein (BUSCO:EOG092634ZL; COG:S; EggNog:ENOG503NU7K), translating into MDDRNHLAVRGRGKENEPPTRSSRKRTSDIGGDPSTSRRRIREPSVQAAHGDGDEYDPEQPMQERRQIQRSMRETWRELKENQDRLIGEDHNPLIHILDKQDATLVRVKQTNEAAIDARVLVSIADMSVKRAQKIGQGNVGGLDLDEFISKASTFMRNGGGIENDEAAELSNTQRRRRQPRGALGSDEEDIGDEGDMANWKHLGRYAAIPAILRPPVPGFLLGPLSIEKKARKVTKRSAPFKVSNLIEVRPQELRAEDLKRNTRNDLPSICKNILVRLEAHESRAQDLAREKCRQLEADRGTELSEEQLRQVMDGLGLNGSGNVDLLRFVINPHSYGQTVENMFYVSFLLHEGNIELKFDGNGLPGIVPYKARDDEAESASRARAPMRHQAIMSIDMEMWSAIIEAFGIKQPIIPHRQEEDQTGPGARGWYY; encoded by the exons ATGGACGACCGCAATCACCTCGCCGTCCGTGGGCGAGGTAAAGAGAACGAGCCCCCAACAAGAAGCTCTCGGAAACGTACATCTGATATTGGTGGCGACCCATCGACCAGCCGTCGCAGAATTAGAGAGCCATCAGTACAAGCGGCCCACGGCGATGGGGATGAGTACGACCCGGAACAGCCAATGCAGGAGCGTCGCCAGATCCAACGGTCTATGCGGGAGACATGGAGAGAATTAAAGGAGAATCAGGACCGACTTATCGGAGAGGATCACAATCCGTTGATTCACATACTTGATAAGCAGGACGCGACCCTGGTTAGGGTCAAGCAGACCAATGAGGCGGCAATTGACGCCAGGGTCCTAGTCTCGATCGCAGACATGAGTGTCAAGCGAGCACAGAAGATTGGACAAGGAAACGTCGGCGGCCTTGACTTGGATGAATTTATATCTAAGGCTTCTACGTTTATGCGGAACGGCGGTGGTATCGAGAACGACGAGGCTGCCGAGTTATCAAACACccaaagaaggaggagacagCCTCGTGGAGCTCTGggcagcgacgaggaggatatcgGCGACGAAGGCGACATGGCCAACTGGAAACACCTCGGTCGCTACGCCGCGATACCAGCCATCCTTAGGCCTCCTGTGCCAGGGTTCCTGTTGGGGCCGCTTTCGATAGAGAAGAAGGCCCGAAAGGTCACCAAACGGTCAGCGCCTTTCAAAGTCAGCAATCTTATAGAGGTACGACCTCAGGAACTCCGGGCAGAAGACCTCAAGCGAAATACCAGGAACGATCTTCCCTCCATTTGCAAGAACATCCTGGTCCGGCTGGAAGCCCATGAATCAAGAGCTCAGGACTTGGCCCGAGAGAAGTGCAGACAACTTGAGGCGGACCGTGGGACTGAACTCTCGGAAGAACAGTTGCGGCAGGTGATGGATGGGCTTGGTCTTAACGGCAGTGGCAACGTGGATCTGTTACGCTTCGTAATCAACCCACATTCGTATGGCCAAACAGTAGAGAACATGTTCTACGTCAGTTTCTTGCTGCACGAGGGCAATATCGAGCTCAAATTTGACGGCAATGGCCTGCCAGGTATTG TGCCGTACAAGGCACGAGATGACGAGGCCGAGTCGGCATCACGAGCCAGAGCGCCTATGAGACATCAGGCTATCATGTCAATCGACATGGAGATGTGGAGCGCTATCATCGAGGCTTTTGGCATCAAGCAGCCTATAATACCACACCGTCAAGAAGAGGACCAGACTGGACCTGGCGCACGTGGTTGGTATTATTGA